TATCTACACATCTGCACGCTCACACACTCAGGTGTGTAATAGGTACGAATCCTTCATCTTCACACCCAGCATGCAATTTGTTTTGCCTGCAGAGTCCTGTAATCCACTGAAGGATCTACTGTTGCAAAGGTCCCACACAACCAACAACcctttcagacacacacacacacacacacacacacacacacagagaacactgcttcccctcccacagtcctcaccacttccTCCAAGGCTGTTGCATCATTGTGGAACTGCGGCTCCACCAGCAGGGCCAGGACCAGCCCTCGCACCCTATGCCGGTACAGTGCCATCTCCACCACGGGGCGCTCTTCCTTTGCTTCTCTCCAGTCATCCTGGGGCCTCTCGCTGTCCATGGGCTCCTGTCTCATTCTCTCCGctcctcctctgctgctcccatcctcctcttcttcttccaccTTCTCCCCAAAGTCATTTGTTTCCAGCCCTACCTGTGTCCCCTCTTTGCTGCTCACACTACACCTACTTGTGGCCTCTAcaagctcctcctccttctgctcctctTGCAGCCCATTGGACAAGCCTCCTTTCTCTTCCGCAAGATAGTCTGGGCTAAAGAGGGGGCTCCCACCAGGGGCCGGTGAGGCCCCAGAGCTGACGCAGGCCTCGTAGGAGAAGGAGGAGCGCATGGAGCACGGAACGGTCTGGTTGGAGGCCCCAGGGCCGCAATGGTCATCTGTGTCAGGAGCGGGCGTGTCGGAAAGGGTGCGCGACAGGAGGCGGGGCTTGCTGCGGTTAGACTGCAGTGGGGGGCAAGTGGACCTATATGTGGGTAAACGCAAGTGGGGACAGACAGGTTAGGAACTCCGAGGCATCACGGGAGAGGCGGACGAAGAAAATGCATAACCTGAATACTGCGGATACCTGTGTGGCCGGTCCACCGGGGGGTGCCGGAGATCCCTGACCTCGGAAGGGGTCAGAAACACGGGGGTTGAGGTGACCCTGCCGGACGAGGGGAGGCCACTGGAAGAAGCCAACCCATCCGTCAGGGGTCCGAGATCCTGTTGAGGAGAACAGCTCAACTCGCCAGGTATCAAATGTGTCATTGTATAAACATACGAACAGATATAATACTGCAGGTGTGTTTATACCCCTAACAATAAGCGTAACAGTAACCACTAGTGACAATGTCGGCATAATTCTAACCACctcagttttatttacatttattcatttatgtgacacttttctccaaagtgacttacagtgttgagtgacttacaattatttacccatttatatggctaggtaattttactggagcaattcaggataagtaccttgctcaagggtactacaactggaggcggggatcgaacccatgacttttggatccaaagccagcagctctaaccactacaataccagctgccccatttacTATGTATTAATGtgtttactgtgaaaaaaaGTCCTTGAGTCGCTGTAggagaagttgcaggttcaaatctcacatcGTGCAGTAGTAGCCTCGAAAAAAgaacttaccttaaaattactCCCCTTAAAAAAGTACTGAGCCATGGAAAGAGGAAAATAattaagtagattaacactgtaaactgctacggagaaatggtaaaaatattGAGCACAATGCGTACTGCAGGGTGCACTGTGTTACCTGGCTGTGTGTCTCACACTCGTGAACCAGCACCTTGGCTGTGAGCTCAGGGGGCATTTGCGTGCTCACGACTCTGCAAGGAGAGAGCGTGGTTGAAGGGCAGCGTAAACATAACCGACAGATACCCACCTCTCCACCACAGGGACGTACCTGCCGCGGTAAAGTATACACCCTGCCAACACCAGCGGGCAGCGGTGACATGCTTGCAGAATGAGGGCGGCCTTGAGGAGGAGCAGCGGATCAATCTGAGGAGGTTCAGAAGTTGAAATGTAACAGACCACAGGAGATGATGGAAGGTCTGATTGGTAGTGCAGGACAGGAAACCCCCTGTAGGGGGCGGTAGCGCCTGCCTAACACACCCGTGGCcattctgctgtctcctcagtaTTTCCACATACGTGTGTTGAATCGATGGTGTGCAAGGAACCGAATATGTGATGGAGCTCGGTGGCGCCGCCCTGCAGGTGAACCAGGTACTGCGCCCAGTGAGTCGCCAACTCCTCTTTACTGCGCAGCTTCGGGTTCGATGGGGGAAAAACAGGGAAAAGAGAaatggaagatttttttttttttaaaaaaaaccttccacTTTTAACACTTATTGGGAACCTTCTGCTCATTCATTACTGTTCCTCAGCAAATGCTATTATCAAAAGCTACTTAGAGCACTTAAAACCCTAATGCTTAAGGCTACAGCAGCAAGAACCTTCCGGATCTTGACCTCAAATCCATTTCATCTGAAGCAGGACTCTTTGACCACGGAGGCACCTGCTGGCAgcgaaaaaaaaagtgcaatgttgGCTGCATATGGCTAGCAGTCagtgctgccacctttggactcttgaggttgcaggtttgaatcccacctcttgttgcagtacccttgaccaaagtacttaccctgaagtgacacagtaaaaatgaccctgctgtaaaaatgggtaaaacattctaagttgctatggagaaaagtgacagctgaaGGAATGAGTGCTTGGATACCTGGTAGCTCAGTCGGGGCGGACCATTGTAGAACCCGAAGAGGCCGATGAGCTTATCGAGAAAGCTGCAGACGCTGACGTCAGGAAGCTCGACGGCACAGCCCAGTGCCTGGTGGTTCAGGGAGGGAAAACAGAAGTGAATCAGAAAGATGAGATGGAGGTGAGCTGCACCACAGATACCCAGCGTCCCCCTCGCTC
Above is a genomic segment from Scleropages formosus chromosome 17, fSclFor1.1, whole genome shotgun sequence containing:
- the hps4 gene encoding BLOC-3 complex member HPS4 isoform X1 — protein: MAETTPPDPRWCTYFFLFDGSKVKEEGDLTRTGICYFYPEETALEHQEVLCSQLAGVCRCVSELSRSAARLVRLRKLKFAIRMRDDFLWALGCAVELPDVSVCSFLDKLIGLFGFYNGPPRLSYQLRSKEELATHWAQYLVHLQGGATELHHIFGSLHTIDSTHVCGNTEETAEWPRIDPLLLLKAALILQACHRCPLVLAGCILYRGRVVSTQMPPELTAKVLVHECETHSQYFFKGSNFKDLGPLTDGLASSSGLPSSGRVTSTPVFLTPSEVRDLRHPPVDRPHRSTCPPLQSNRSKPRLLSRTLSDTPAPDTDDHCGPGASNQTVPCSMRSSFSYEACVSSGASPAPGGSPLFSPDYLAEEKGGLSNGLQEEQKEEELVEATSRCSVSSKEGTQVGLETNDFGEKVEEEEEDGSSRGGAERMRQEPMDSERPQDDWREAKEERPVVEMALYRHRVRGLVLALLVEPQFHNDATALEEVYHSSLASLNGLEAHLRNPAPGLASAQGGPYIFAHYDCLQNTLATNLPASSPPGGSGSPHSAPFIKATSLLHAHFCQAPTLQEIIVRNAGSAVYGTRSVAQETYFLQQGTTVRNSGVPNPQDSAFTLPAKARHKLLKHGVNLF
- the hps4 gene encoding BLOC-3 complex member HPS4 isoform X2, giving the protein MAETTPPDPRWCTYFFLFDGSKVKEEGDLTRTGICYFYPEETALEHQEVLCSQLAGVCRCVSELSRSAARLVRLRKLKFAIRMRDDFLWALGCAVELPDVSVCSFLDKLIGLFGFYNGPPRLSYQLRSKEELATHWAQYLVHLQGGATELHHIFGSLHTIDSTHVCGNTEETAEWPRIDPLLLLKAALILQACHRCPLVLAGCILYRGRVVSTQMPPELTAKVLVHECETHSQDLGPLTDGLASSSGLPSSGRVTSTPVFLTPSEVRDLRHPPVDRPHRSTCPPLQSNRSKPRLLSRTLSDTPAPDTDDHCGPGASNQTVPCSMRSSFSYEACVSSGASPAPGGSPLFSPDYLAEEKGGLSNGLQEEQKEEELVEATSRCSVSSKEGTQVGLETNDFGEKVEEEEEDGSSRGGAERMRQEPMDSERPQDDWREAKEERPVVEMALYRHRVRGLVLALLVEPQFHNDATALEEVYHSSLASLNGLEAHLRNPAPGLASAQGGPYIFAHYDCLQNTLATNLPASSPPGGSGSPHSAPFIKATSLLHAHFCQAPTLQEIIVRNAGSAVYGTRSVAQETYFLQQGTTVRNSGVPNPQDSAFTLPAKARHKLLKHGVNLF
- the hps4 gene encoding BLOC-3 complex member HPS4 isoform X5; translated protein: MAETTPPDPRWCTYFFLFDGSKVKEEGDLTRTGICYFYPEETALEHQEVLCSQLAGVCRCVSELSRSAARLVRLRKLKFAIRMRDDFLWALGCAVELPDVSVCSFLDKLIGLFGFYNGPPRLSYQIDPLLLLKAALILQACHRCPLVLAGCILYRGRVVSTQMPPELTAKVLVHECETHSQYFFKGSNFKDLGPLTDGLASSSGLPSSGRVTSTPVFLTPSEVRDLRHPPVDRPHRSTCPPLQSNRSKPRLLSRTLSDTPAPDTDDHCGPGASNQTVPCSMRSSFSYEACVSSGASPAPGGSPLFSPDYLAEEKGGLSNGLQEEQKEEELVEATSRCSVSSKEGTQVGLETNDFGEKVEEEEEDGSSRGGAERMRQEPMDSERPQDDWREAKEERPVVEMALYRHRVRGLVLALLVEPQFHNDATALEEVYHSSLASLNGLEAHLRNPAPGLASAQGGPYIFAHYDCLQNTLATNLPASSPPGGSGSPHSAPFIKATSLLHAHFCQAPTLQEIIVRNAGSAVYGTRSVAQETYFLQQGTTVRNSGVPNPQDSAFTLPAKARHKLLKHGVNLF
- the hps4 gene encoding BLOC-3 complex member HPS4 isoform X4; its protein translation is MAETTPPDPRWCTYFFLFDGSKVKEEGDLTRTGICYFYPEETALEHQEVLCSQLAGVCRCVSELSRSAARLVRLRKLKFAIRMRDDFLWALGCAVELPDVSVCSFLDKLIGLFGFYNGPPRLSYQLRSKEELATHWAQYLVHLQGGATELHHIFGSLHTIDSTHIDPLLLLKAALILQACHRCPLVLAGCILYRGRVVSTQMPPELTAKVLVHECETHSQDLGPLTDGLASSSGLPSSGRVTSTPVFLTPSEVRDLRHPPVDRPHRSTCPPLQSNRSKPRLLSRTLSDTPAPDTDDHCGPGASNQTVPCSMRSSFSYEACVSSGASPAPGGSPLFSPDYLAEEKGGLSNGLQEEQKEEELVEATSRCSVSSKEGTQVGLETNDFGEKVEEEEEDGSSRGGAERMRQEPMDSERPQDDWREAKEERPVVEMALYRHRVRGLVLALLVEPQFHNDATALEEVYHSSLASLNGLEAHLRNPAPGLASAQGGPYIFAHYDCLQNTLATNLPASSPPGGSGSPHSAPFIKATSLLHAHFCQAPTLQEIIVRNAGSAVYGTRSVAQETYFLQQGTTVRNSGVPNPQDSAFTLPAKARHKLLKHGVNLF
- the hps4 gene encoding BLOC-3 complex member HPS4 isoform X6, with protein sequence MAETTPPDPRWCTYFFLFDGSKVKEEGDLTRTGICYFYPEETALEHQEVLCSQLAGVCRCVSELSRSAARLVRLRKLKFAIRMRDDFLWALGCAVELPDVSVCSFLDKLIGLFGFYNGPPRLSYQDLGPLTDGLASSSGLPSSGRVTSTPVFLTPSEVRDLRHPPVDRPHRSTCPPLQSNRSKPRLLSRTLSDTPAPDTDDHCGPGASNQTVPCSMRSSFSYEACVSSGASPAPGGSPLFSPDYLAEEKGGLSNGLQEEQKEEELVEATSRCSVSSKEGTQVGLETNDFGEKVEEEEEDGSSRGGAERMRQEPMDSERPQDDWREAKEERPVVEMALYRHRVRGLVLALLVEPQFHNDATALEEVYHSSLASLNGLEAHLRNPAPGLASAQGGPYIFAHYDCLQNTLATNLPASSPPGGSGSPHSAPFIKATSLLHAHFCQAPTLQEIIVRNAGSAVYGTRSVAQETYFLQQGTTVRNSGVPNPQDSAFTLPAKARHKLLKHGVNLF
- the hps4 gene encoding BLOC-3 complex member HPS4 isoform X3 gives rise to the protein MAETTPPDPRWCTYFFLFDGSKVKEEGDLTRTGICYFYPEETALEHQEVLCSQLAGVCRCVSELSRSAARLVRLRKLKFAIRMRDDFLWALGCAVELPDVSVCSFLDKLIGLFGFYNGPPRLSYQLRSKEELATHWAQYLVHLQGGATELHHIFGSLHTIDSTHIDPLLLLKAALILQACHRCPLVLAGCILYRGRVVSTQMPPELTAKVLVHECETHSQYFFKGSNFKDLGPLTDGLASSSGLPSSGRVTSTPVFLTPSEVRDLRHPPVDRPHRSTCPPLQSNRSKPRLLSRTLSDTPAPDTDDHCGPGASNQTVPCSMRSSFSYEACVSSGASPAPGGSPLFSPDYLAEEKGGLSNGLQEEQKEEELVEATSRCSVSSKEGTQVGLETNDFGEKVEEEEEDGSSRGGAERMRQEPMDSERPQDDWREAKEERPVVEMALYRHRVRGLVLALLVEPQFHNDATALEEVYHSSLASLNGLEAHLRNPAPGLASAQGGPYIFAHYDCLQNTLATNLPASSPPGGSGSPHSAPFIKATSLLHAHFCQAPTLQEIIVRNAGSAVYGTRSVAQETYFLQQGTTVRNSGVPNPQDSAFTLPAKARHKLLKHGVNLF